The window CTCGTCCGTCCAGGCGGTGGCCATCGGCGGGATGCCGTCGGCGAAGATCTTGACCCCGGGGATCGCGAGCCAGCGCGCGTCGGTCGAGGGCGGCGGGGTCTGGAGCCCGCGCTCGAAGTCGTCGAGCGTGCTCTCGCCGTCGATCGTGCCGAACAGGCGCAGCAGCGTGACGCGGGAGGTCTGCGCGCCCTCGCGGTGCAGCTCCACGTAGGCGTCGAGCATGTCGCTGCCGAAGCATCCCGTCTCGCCGTCGTCCTCGCCGGGGCCGATGCCGGGTTCGGTGTAGCTGGTGATCCCGAGCTCGGCGAGCAGCCGCCATGCCCGTCGCAGGGTGGCGCGTCGCTCCCCGGCCGTGGAGACCAGGCGGCCGGACGGCTGCTGCTCCGGCGGGGTGTCGGAGAAGAAGAGGTGGGGCCAGCGGGCGCCGAGCCAGGCGGCGTGCAGGTGGGCGTCGTTGAGGCCGGGCACGACCGTGCGGCCGTCGAGCTCGAGCGTGCTCCGGGCGGGGAGCGCCTCGGCATCCGCACCGGTGGCGACGATCACCCCGTCGCGCACGGCAAGGGCCGACGTGGTGGTGTCGCGCGGGTCGAGGGTGTGGATGCGGCCGCCGCGGATGATCAGGTCGGCGCCGTCGCCGGAGAGTGCAGTGCTCATTATTCCACCAGTGTAGACGAAAAGAACGGACGGGCGGGGACCCCGGACACCCGATTCGGCGCTGCCCTCGCCCGGCTTGTACGCTGGGGGCATCCCCCGAATCCACCGGCAACCTCGCGCGAGCCGGCGACCTCGGCGCGCGCTCACACATGCAAGGACGCAGATGAACGATTCCGCGGCACCCCGCGACGAATGGACGGCGAGCGAAGAGCTGGCGGAGCGGATGATCCCGCTCGTCGGAGCGCTCAAGCGGGAGCACGACGTGGTCACGTCGTTGCACGGGCACCGGCTGCTCGGCCTGTCGGCGACCGGTCTCGTCGAGGTGCACGACCGCGTCGCGCAGCTCGGCCACGAACGACTCTCGATCGACGACACCCTCGCCGTGCTCGAGGCCATCCACGCACTCGGACCAGGAGCCTCCTCGCTCGACGTGGCCCGGCTCGCGGAGGGCCACGCGGCGAGCGGCCGCCCGCTCGACGAGTACCTGGCAGAGGCGCTGGCCCCCGCGATCGGTGCCGTGCCCGCCGACCCGACCGACGTGGTGCTTTACGGCTTCGGTCGCATCGGGCGTCTGCTCGCGCGCATCCTCATCGCCCACACCGGCGGCGGCAGCGGACTGCGCCTGCGTGCCATCGTCGTGCGCCGGGGCTCCGACAACGACCTCGTCAAGCGCGCCTCGCTGCTGCTGCGCGACTCGGTGCACGGCCGCTTCGCCGGCTCGGTCACGGTCGACGAGGAGGCCGAGCAGATCATCGCCAACGGCACCCGCATCCAGGTGATCTACTCCGACGACCCCGCCACGATCGACTACACCGCCTACGGCATCCACGACGCGATCGTCGTCGACAACACCGGCCGCTGGCGCGACGAGGCCGGGCTCTCGCAGCACCTGCGGTCCGCCGGGGTCGCGCGCGTGCTGCTGACCGCGCCGGGCAAGGGCGCGCTGAAGAACATCGTGCACGGCATCAACGACGCCGACGTCACGCCGGAGGACCGCATCGTCTCGGCGGCGTCCTGCACCACCAATGCGATCACCCCG of the Microbacterium sufflavum genome contains:
- a CDS encoding glyceraldehyde-3-phosphate dehydrogenase; the protein is MNDSAAPRDEWTASEELAERMIPLVGALKREHDVVTSLHGHRLLGLSATGLVEVHDRVAQLGHERLSIDDTLAVLEAIHALGPGASSLDVARLAEGHAASGRPLDEYLAEALAPAIGAVPADPTDVVLYGFGRIGRLLARILIAHTGGGSGLRLRAIVVRRGSDNDLVKRASLLLRDSVHGRFAGSVTVDEEAEQIIANGTRIQVIYSDDPATIDYTAYGIHDAIVVDNTGRWRDEAGLSQHLRSAGVARVLLTAPGKGALKNIVHGINDADVTPEDRIVSAASCTTNAITPVLAAIDEAYGVVAGHVETVHSFTNDQNLIDNFHKGDRRGRSAVLNMVITETGAAKAVAKALPQLEGKLTGSSIRVPTPDVSLAVLHLTCERPVEKEQVNDYLRRISLHSKLRQQIDYVESPDVVSTDFVGSHRAGIVDGLATVAHGNTLILYVWYDNEFGYSCQVIRVLEVMAGSHPIVLPERREVTLQA